From Paenibacillus polymyxa, the proteins below share one genomic window:
- a CDS encoding AraC family transcriptional regulator, with translation MSANILEQQKELTSLIERHSLQNSSRETAIPSLFFYQHSSKTEPVYRVYKPSFCFVVQGLKEILLAQENFKYGPSDYLIASMNLPVIGQIIKASPGSPYLSLKLEFTHNQILEVLNDSKIQVKLKENAKRALFVGRMEPSIQDAVLRLARLLDTPEEIPFLAPLYTKEILYRLLQGPYGAELAQIAVEGSSTYRIREAIDYIVQHWDQSFRIEDLAETASMSISSFHRHFKEVTSMSPIQFQKQLRLQEARRILMAESADAADVAYRIGYESSSQFSREYSRMFGAPPRADIKRLREKYDQVL, from the coding sequence ATGTCGGCGAACATTCTTGAACAACAAAAAGAGCTCACCAGTTTGATCGAGCGTCACTCACTTCAAAATAGTTCGAGGGAAACAGCAATTCCTTCCCTTTTTTTCTATCAGCATTCCAGCAAAACCGAGCCTGTTTACCGGGTTTACAAACCTTCCTTTTGTTTTGTTGTTCAAGGTTTGAAAGAAATTTTGCTGGCACAGGAAAATTTCAAATATGGACCTTCCGATTATCTGATCGCGTCTATGAATCTGCCAGTGATCGGTCAAATTATAAAAGCTTCTCCAGGATCTCCTTACCTAAGTCTCAAGCTCGAATTTACCCATAATCAGATCCTTGAGGTACTGAACGATTCTAAAATCCAGGTCAAATTAAAAGAAAACGCCAAACGTGCCTTATTCGTCGGCCGAATGGAACCGTCTATTCAGGATGCTGTGCTTAGACTTGCCCGCCTGCTGGATACTCCAGAAGAAATCCCGTTTCTCGCCCCACTCTACACAAAAGAGATTCTGTACAGACTCCTTCAGGGCCCCTATGGAGCCGAATTGGCTCAGATTGCGGTCGAAGGAAGCAGCACCTATCGAATCCGGGAAGCTATCGACTATATTGTTCAACATTGGGATCAGTCTTTTCGGATCGAAGATCTTGCAGAGACCGCCAGTATGAGCATTTCCTCATTCCATCGGCATTTTAAAGAAGTAACCTCCATGAGCCCGATCCAGTTTCAGAAACAGCTGAGACTTCAGGAAGCCCGTCGTATCTTAATGGCTGAATCGGCGGATGCCGCGGATGTCGCTTACAGGATTGGTTACGAGAGTTCTTCCCAATTTAGCCGTGAATACTCTCGCATGTTCGGTGCTCCCCCAAGAGCGGACATCAAGCGATTGAGGGAAAAATACGACCAGGTCCTATGA